One genomic window of Cystobacter fuscus DSM 2262 includes the following:
- a CDS encoding serine/threonine-protein kinase — translation MQQAPSLDDFVLLKRLAMGAMSEVFLAEVKGGVGPDRLVALKRMRPEVAGDETWVKQFLDEAHLSTLLHHPFLARLRTFGQQDGLLFLVFDYVHGLTLAQLLEARRAAGQGPLPWAHAARIATYVAECLAYLHVLRGREGQPLGLVHRDLHPGNIMIADTGAVKLLDFGIARRSGRLTETQPGRVKARLEYAAPEQLREAPLDGQTDVHGLALTLYELLSGVQPLRRETPVRTMEAVLKEVPRGLGAVRPAVPEALQRGVTAALAKESSRRPSLMELRTSLDLALRAEAPLVGLPELATLVAPWLPGSGRLAWGQDRAREGATVTHTADVSRPTHGTKG, via the coding sequence ATGCAACAGGCACCGAGCCTCGATGACTTCGTCCTTCTCAAGCGTCTGGCCATGGGCGCCATGTCCGAGGTGTTCCTCGCGGAGGTGAAGGGTGGGGTGGGGCCGGACCGGCTGGTGGCGCTCAAGCGGATGCGTCCGGAGGTCGCCGGAGACGAGACCTGGGTGAAGCAGTTCCTGGACGAGGCCCACCTGTCCACCCTGCTCCATCATCCGTTCCTGGCGCGGCTGCGCACCTTCGGCCAGCAGGATGGGCTGCTGTTCCTCGTGTTCGATTACGTGCACGGCCTCACCCTGGCGCAGCTCCTGGAGGCACGCCGAGCCGCGGGGCAGGGGCCGCTGCCCTGGGCCCACGCGGCGCGCATCGCCACGTACGTGGCCGAGTGTCTGGCCTACCTGCACGTCCTCCGGGGCCGGGAGGGTCAACCCCTGGGGCTCGTCCACCGGGACCTCCATCCCGGCAACATCATGATCGCCGACACCGGAGCGGTGAAGCTGCTCGACTTCGGGATCGCCCGCAGGAGTGGACGGCTGACGGAGACGCAGCCCGGCCGGGTCAAGGCCCGTCTGGAATACGCCGCGCCCGAGCAGCTTCGCGAGGCGCCGCTGGATGGTCAGACGGACGTGCATGGACTGGCGCTGACGCTCTACGAGCTGCTCTCGGGGGTGCAGCCCCTGCGGCGGGAAACTCCGGTGCGGACGATGGAAGCGGTGTTGAAGGAAGTCCCCCGCGGACTCGGCGCGGTGCGGCCCGCCGTGCCCGAGGCGCTCCAGCGCGGCGTGACGGCGGCCCTCGCCAAGGAGTCCTCGCGGCGCCCTTCGTTGATGGAGCTGCGCACGTCGCTCGACCTCGCCCTGCGCGCCGAGGCCCCCCTGGTGGGCCTGCCCGAGCTGGCCACGCTGGTGGCTCCCTGGCTCCCCGGCTCCGGGCGCCTCGCCTGGGGCCAGGACCGCGCGCGGGAGGGCGCCACCGTCACCCACACCGCCGACGTGTCCCGCCCGACCCATGGGACGAAGGGCTGA
- a CDS encoding RtcB family protein: MMPRVLESPPGAVPILAWARAVPAGAVKQLQHIASQPYVVEHVSAMPDVHMSEGVAVGTVFATERHIVPGALGGDLGCGVSAVRFDYPASAIDRAGLTRLLAAFARAVPVGDAVHRGRGLPLPLPPGLEEARLSTHRLQREWERLAPRHLGTLGGGNHFLELDRDAGGDLWLLLHTGSRGVGAAIAAHHVRVAQAQGEGSLPGLSTDTPEGAACLADTGLACHFARANRDMLLSRAGAVLADMLGREPLPDSRVDVHHNHVAAEQHFGRVLLVHRKGAIGLAPGQTGLIPGSMGTASYLVTGRGEPRSFGSCSHGAGRVMTRKEARAHIRPDALEHALRRVVFDMGRAASLVEEAPAVYRDITEVLEDEEELVTPWLRLTPIAVLKG, translated from the coding sequence ATGATGCCGCGCGTCCTCGAAAGCCCACCGGGGGCCGTCCCCATCCTCGCCTGGGCCCGCGCGGTGCCGGCGGGCGCGGTGAAGCAACTCCAACACATCGCGAGCCAGCCCTACGTCGTCGAGCACGTATCGGCCATGCCGGATGTCCACATGTCCGAGGGGGTCGCGGTGGGCACCGTCTTCGCCACCGAGCGCCACATCGTCCCCGGGGCGCTCGGGGGCGATCTCGGCTGCGGGGTGAGCGCCGTGCGCTTCGACTACCCCGCCTCGGCGATCGATCGAGCGGGGCTGACACGCCTCCTCGCCGCGTTCGCGCGGGCCGTGCCCGTGGGCGACGCGGTGCACCGGGGACGAGGGCTGCCACTGCCACTGCCACCCGGGCTCGAAGAAGCGCGCCTGTCCACCCACCGCCTCCAGCGCGAGTGGGAAAGACTGGCGCCCAGACATCTGGGAACGCTCGGGGGTGGCAACCACTTCCTCGAGTTGGACCGGGATGCGGGGGGAGACCTCTGGCTGTTGCTGCACACGGGCTCACGGGGCGTCGGTGCCGCCATCGCCGCCCACCATGTGCGAGTGGCCCAGGCCCAGGGAGAGGGCTCGCTGCCCGGCCTGAGCACGGACACTCCCGAGGGCGCCGCCTGCCTCGCGGATACCGGGCTGGCGTGTCACTTCGCCCGCGCCAATCGCGACATGCTCCTGTCTCGCGCGGGAGCGGTGCTCGCCGACATGCTCGGGAGGGAACCGCTGCCGGACTCCCGCGTGGACGTCCACCACAACCACGTCGCGGCCGAGCAGCACTTCGGCCGCGTGTTGCTCGTCCATCGCAAGGGGGCCATCGGTCTGGCACCCGGACAGACAGGCCTCATCCCCGGCAGCATGGGAACGGCCTCGTACCTCGTCACGGGAAGAGGCGAACCGCGCTCCTTCGGCTCGTGCTCGCATGGGGCGGGCCGGGTGATGACACGCAAGGAGGCTCGAGCCCACATCCGTCCGGACGCACTGGAGCACGCCTTGCGCCGCGTGGTGTTCGACATGGGACGCGCCGCCTCCCTGGTCGAGGAGGCTCCGGCCGTCTACCGCGACATCACCGAGGTACTGGAGGATGAGGAAGAGCTCGTGACGCCGTGGCTGCGGCTCACGCCCATCGCGGTGCTCAAGGGCTGA
- a CDS encoding PEGA domain-containing protein — protein MSVSLLVMSLLLAAGSPADEHRELDAALEALSEGDFESALSRVDAGLRKTRDETRSARLLLVRGEAYAALRRYSQMEAAFAQALESDPDVRLEPERVQPTVVARFESLRERLRGELAVEVEPSGARLRLDGQPLGQSPWRGPVPIGTHTLDVDEGRTLLQVKVRPGRTEQVRVVLPPVASKEAPWSVPAFSVQARAALGLSPLSGVGLEAGARLAGTYVYGELNATVGRRFGASARLGAQAPKLVGPLTFSLSLDGYALGGPFLFGGGLSAGASLPLSSKLDLFVEVSGRLLPANASYGTAHLLGVTGLRFTPGG, from the coding sequence ATGAGCGTTTCCCTGTTGGTGATGTCGCTGCTGCTCGCCGCTGGTTCGCCCGCCGACGAGCATCGCGAGCTGGATGCGGCGCTCGAGGCCCTGTCCGAAGGGGACTTCGAGTCCGCGCTCTCCCGTGTGGACGCGGGACTGCGCAAGACCCGGGACGAGACGCGGAGCGCGCGGCTGCTCCTGGTCCGGGGCGAGGCATACGCGGCGCTCCGTCGCTACTCGCAGATGGAGGCCGCCTTCGCCCAGGCGCTCGAGTCGGACCCGGACGTGCGTCTGGAGCCGGAGCGCGTGCAGCCCACCGTGGTGGCGCGCTTCGAGAGCCTGCGTGAGCGGCTCCGGGGCGAGCTGGCCGTGGAGGTCGAGCCTTCCGGCGCACGGCTTCGGCTGGATGGACAACCGCTCGGACAATCGCCCTGGCGGGGTCCGGTCCCCATCGGAACGCACACGCTGGACGTGGACGAGGGAAGGACCCTGCTCCAGGTCAAGGTGCGGCCCGGCCGGACGGAGCAGGTGCGCGTCGTCCTTCCTCCCGTGGCTTCGAAGGAGGCGCCCTGGTCCGTACCCGCCTTCAGCGTCCAGGCCCGGGCCGCGCTGGGTTTGTCACCCCTGTCGGGCGTGGGACTGGAGGCCGGAGCGAGGCTGGCGGGCACGTATGTCTATGGCGAGCTCAACGCCACCGTGGGCCGCCGGTTCGGGGCGTCCGCGCGACTGGGAGCCCAGGCGCCGAAGCTCGTGGGGCCGCTGACCTTCTCCCTCTCGCTGGATGGGTACGCCCTGGGAGGGCCGTTCCTCTTCGGCGGCGGACTGTCCGCCGGAGCGAGCCTCCCCCTGTCCAGCAAGCTCGACCTCTTCGTGGAGGTGAGCGGACGCCTGCTGCCGGCGAACGCCTCGTACGGCACCGCGCACCTGCTGGGCGTCACCGGCCTGCGCTTCACTCCTGGCGGGTAG
- a CDS encoding serine/threonine-protein kinase: protein MPMRPSLAPGDVLEGKWRLEALLGAGGMGQVYRARDLALERTVAIKLLHEPLCEDPESVARFEREARAMARLEHAHITPIHAVGREGGRPFIVMKHLEGMSLARYLRSVPGPMPVPEVLALARQLCAGLDFIHQRGCVHRDIKPGNIFVSPGGHATLLDFGILWEHRGEELTRTGARLGTPSYMAPEQARGEPVDSRADIFSLGLVLLEALTGLPPSSTCRLLGEGPRAAVPALQAQAPWLPRSWVEVLVQATAMNPEQRQESALVLLAALEDAERTSTSPPVALASSTSTPPPAPVSAGRGKHVRRVSLVLLGGTSVGALLLTTFTHRRTAEAPAPPAVTASVSSESAAPARPAAATPSLAREALPVRDSTPARDFDAAPAAPGVATAAALVPEPGAPASSAPVSNTPASPTTAPGRTRGARAPLVSSTVGGDSRQKTKQGRGEVRVVTLHQGRAVWANVSVDGKHHGATPVSLELPAGRHSVRVERDGFFPQERPVEVLPGTKAVVRIELHE, encoded by the coding sequence ATGCCGATGCGGCCGTCGCTCGCCCCGGGGGACGTGCTGGAGGGCAAGTGGCGGCTGGAGGCACTGCTGGGAGCCGGAGGCATGGGCCAGGTGTACCGGGCCCGGGATCTCGCGCTCGAGCGCACCGTGGCCATCAAGCTGCTCCACGAGCCGCTGTGCGAGGACCCGGAGAGCGTGGCGCGCTTCGAGCGGGAAGCGCGGGCGATGGCGCGGCTGGAGCACGCGCACATCACCCCCATCCACGCGGTGGGCCGCGAGGGTGGGCGTCCCTTCATCGTGATGAAGCACCTGGAGGGCATGTCCCTGGCGCGCTACCTGCGCTCGGTGCCCGGGCCCATGCCGGTACCGGAGGTGCTCGCCCTGGCGCGGCAGCTGTGCGCCGGGTTGGACTTCATCCATCAGCGCGGCTGCGTCCACCGCGACATCAAGCCGGGCAACATCTTCGTCTCGCCCGGTGGGCACGCCACGCTGCTCGACTTCGGCATCCTCTGGGAGCACCGCGGCGAGGAGCTCACCCGGACCGGCGCGCGGCTTGGCACGCCCAGCTACATGGCGCCGGAGCAGGCCCGGGGCGAGCCCGTCGACAGCCGCGCGGATATCTTCTCCCTGGGGCTGGTGCTGCTGGAGGCCTTGACGGGGCTGCCTCCGTCGAGCACGTGCCGGCTGCTCGGCGAGGGGCCACGGGCCGCGGTTCCGGCACTCCAGGCCCAGGCCCCGTGGCTTCCGCGCTCCTGGGTGGAGGTTCTCGTCCAGGCCACCGCGATGAATCCGGAGCAGCGCCAGGAGAGTGCTCTCGTGCTGCTCGCGGCGCTGGAGGACGCGGAGCGCACGAGCACGAGCCCGCCGGTGGCGTTGGCGTCCTCCACTTCGACGCCTCCTCCAGCGCCCGTTTCCGCGGGGCGTGGGAAGCACGTGCGGCGCGTGTCCCTGGTGCTGTTGGGGGGGACGAGCGTGGGCGCGCTCCTCCTCACGACGTTCACGCATCGCCGCACGGCGGAGGCCCCGGCCCCGCCCGCGGTGACGGCTTCGGTCTCTTCCGAGTCTGCCGCTCCGGCCAGGCCCGCCGCCGCCACTCCGAGCCTGGCGCGGGAAGCTCTCCCGGTTCGGGACTCCACTCCGGCGAGGGACTTCGACGCGGCCCCCGCCGCTCCGGGCGTGGCGACCGCGGCCGCCCTGGTTCCAGAGCCAGGGGCTCCCGCTTCCAGCGCACCCGTCTCCAATACGCCCGCATCCCCGACGACGGCGCCCGGCCGGACCCGGGGCGCGCGGGCCCCGCTCGTGTCCTCCACCGTGGGAGGTGACTCCCGCCAGAAGACGAAGCAGGGCAGGGGCGAGGTGCGCGTGGTGACCCTGCACCAGGGCCGGGCGGTCTGGGCCAACGTCAGCGTGGACGGCAAGCACCACGGGGCCACTCCGGTGTCGCTCGAGCTGCCCGCGGGACGTCACTCCGTGCGCGTGGAGCGCGACGGCTTCTTCCCACAGGAACGCCCCGTTGAGGTTTTGCCGGGTACGAAAGCAGTGGTACGCATCGAGCTTCACGAATGA
- a CDS encoding LamG-like jellyroll fold domain-containing protein, with product MSTEWVRHSWGGLVLGGCVLLQPVSAAAASDWFSDDFETGALIAPEGRWDNARSISPNTLVNGAEGAHRGQYGLTLIDRNNSNVSEYQGGADFANTPLTSEFFIRSWMRLRDVGNPGKVVAIQANPMKVELRLLAPDPIWELSVRKGTEQTYASVHGTRVEQDRWYLVEFSARGLRTTHGEARLWVDGVEQGSSEERTTLSGLDWRDAIYVLEWLQVGEPWTDQGYFTGSIDFDDVRVSATPMASRLRLQRTEDTGAASGCLAVDVSLRSSATGALAPAPYETEVSLSTTAGEGRYHADGTCKSPVERVRLPTGTFERRVYFRPGGSPGRVTLAASHPDFLPATLQVEGDGSAVGDEDGGAAGGPWTMGLGCSSAPGALVSLPVLLWPWLLRSRRGRPGAATRQE from the coding sequence ATGAGCACTGAATGGGTCAGACACTCGTGGGGGGGCCTCGTGCTGGGAGGCTGCGTGCTGCTCCAGCCCGTGTCCGCGGCCGCCGCCTCCGACTGGTTCTCGGATGACTTCGAAACGGGAGCGCTGATCGCGCCCGAGGGCCGGTGGGACAATGCGAGGAGCATCAGCCCCAACACCCTCGTCAACGGGGCGGAGGGAGCCCACCGGGGGCAGTACGGCCTCACCCTGATCGACAGGAACAACAGCAACGTCTCGGAATACCAGGGGGGCGCCGACTTCGCGAACACCCCCCTGACCTCGGAGTTCTTCATCCGCTCGTGGATGCGCCTGCGCGACGTCGGCAACCCCGGGAAAGTGGTGGCCATCCAGGCCAATCCGATGAAGGTGGAGCTGCGGCTCCTGGCGCCGGACCCGATCTGGGAACTGTCCGTGAGGAAAGGCACGGAGCAGACCTACGCCAGCGTGCATGGAACACGGGTGGAGCAGGATCGTTGGTACCTGGTCGAGTTCAGCGCCCGGGGGCTGAGAACCACCCACGGAGAGGCCAGGTTGTGGGTGGATGGCGTCGAGCAGGGGTCGAGCGAGGAGCGCACCACGCTCTCCGGACTCGACTGGCGCGATGCGATCTACGTGTTGGAGTGGCTCCAGGTGGGCGAGCCCTGGACGGACCAGGGGTACTTCACCGGCTCCATCGACTTCGACGACGTGCGGGTGAGCGCCACGCCCATGGCGAGCCGGCTGCGACTCCAGCGGACGGAGGACACGGGCGCGGCCTCGGGGTGCCTCGCCGTGGACGTGTCCTTGCGGAGCTCCGCCACCGGGGCGCTCGCGCCCGCGCCCTACGAGACGGAGGTGTCCCTGTCCACGACGGCGGGAGAGGGCCGCTACCACGCGGACGGGACCTGCAAGTCCCCGGTGGAGCGCGTGCGTCTGCCCACGGGGACCTTCGAGCGGCGCGTGTACTTCCGTCCGGGGGGTTCCCCGGGAAGGGTGACGTTGGCGGCCTCGCATCCGGACTTCCTCCCCGCGACGCTCCAGGTGGAGGGAGATGGGAGCGCAGTGGGAGACGAGGACGGCGGCGCGGCGGGGGGACCCTGGACGATGGGCCTGGGTTGCTCCTCGGCGCCAGGGGCTCTCGTGTCGCTGCCGGTGCTGCTGTGGCCCTGGCTCCTACGGAGTCGCCGGGGTCGGCCGGGGGCGGCTACCCGCCAGGAGTGA
- a CDS encoding ribosome-binding factor A yields MTSSKHRRGRASRRGADSSLLSSETDSIPARHLRVQSTLFQEVSRLFRGELSDPLLEGVAVTSLELTPDGRNARIGFTLPPDVAATGPVPVEKALERASGFIRAQLALGLDLKRVPHLRFIYVGEAPAWREEHEEGGEA; encoded by the coding sequence ATGACTTCTTCCAAGCATCGCCGTGGCCGCGCCTCGCGTAGGGGCGCGGATTCTTCCCTGCTGTCTTCTGAAACCGATTCCATCCCCGCGCGCCATCTGCGCGTCCAGTCCACCCTGTTCCAGGAGGTGTCCCGCCTCTTCCGTGGAGAGCTGTCCGATCCCTTGCTCGAGGGCGTCGCGGTGACGTCACTCGAGCTCACGCCGGACGGGCGCAACGCCCGTATTGGCTTCACCCTGCCCCCCGATGTCGCGGCCACCGGACCTGTGCCGGTCGAGAAGGCCCTCGAACGCGCGAGCGGATTCATCCGCGCGCAACTCGCGCTGGGGTTGGATCTCAAGCGGGTGCCGCACCTGCGCTTCATCTACGTGGGCGAGGCGCCCGCCTGGCGCGAGGAGCACGAGGAAGGGGGTGAGGCATGA
- a CDS encoding sigma 54-interacting transcriptional regulator, translating into MVVETGPDARRDLPLEGTLLVGTQVEGGLRLSDPTVSRVHLELQARPEGVRVRDVGSRNGTWSLGVRIHEVTVAGEARFTLGKTTLLVLPETTEEAAEPAPLTTFGRALGQSAAMQKLFGVLERTARSSFSVLLLGETGTGKELLAEAIHRASPRNNQPFVIVDCGAVVPSLIESELFGHAKGAFTGAHAERQGHLVQADGGTVFLDEVGELPLELQPKLLRVLESGTVRRVGDNAAKDVDVRVVAATHRDLKAEVAAGRFRADLYYRLAVVPVRVPALRERAEDIPLLARHLFQQAGQPDFPLTEELVQRLVGYDWPGNVRELRNFVHRVLAAGDAELPDARPVSAVTATEDLSGLTFKEAKERMVEAFTREYLTALLARCGNNISEVARTAGMARSHVHGLLNRYGLKAGD; encoded by the coding sequence GTGGTGGTGGAGACGGGGCCGGACGCGCGGAGGGATCTTCCCCTCGAAGGCACGTTGCTGGTGGGCACCCAGGTGGAAGGCGGCCTGCGGCTGAGCGATCCGACGGTGTCGCGGGTCCACCTGGAACTCCAAGCCCGGCCGGAGGGCGTGCGAGTCCGGGACGTGGGCTCGCGCAACGGCACCTGGTCGCTGGGCGTGCGGATCCACGAGGTCACCGTCGCGGGCGAGGCCCGCTTCACACTGGGCAAGACGACGCTGCTCGTCCTGCCCGAGACGACCGAGGAGGCAGCCGAGCCCGCGCCCCTCACCACCTTCGGCCGCGCGCTGGGGCAGAGCGCCGCGATGCAGAAGCTGTTCGGCGTGCTGGAGCGCACCGCGCGCTCCTCCTTCTCCGTGCTGTTGCTCGGCGAGACGGGCACCGGCAAGGAGCTGCTGGCCGAGGCGATCCACCGGGCCTCGCCCCGGAACAACCAGCCCTTCGTCATCGTGGACTGTGGGGCGGTGGTGCCCTCGCTCATCGAGAGCGAGCTGTTCGGGCACGCGAAGGGGGCCTTCACGGGCGCACATGCCGAGCGCCAGGGACACCTGGTGCAGGCGGATGGCGGCACGGTCTTCCTCGACGAGGTGGGCGAGCTTCCGCTGGAGCTCCAGCCGAAGCTGCTCCGGGTGCTGGAGTCGGGCACGGTGCGCCGGGTGGGCGACAACGCCGCGAAGGACGTGGACGTGCGCGTGGTGGCGGCCACGCACCGCGACTTGAAGGCGGAGGTGGCCGCGGGGCGCTTCCGCGCGGACCTCTACTACCGGCTGGCGGTGGTGCCGGTGCGCGTCCCCGCGCTGCGCGAGCGCGCGGAGGACATCCCCCTGCTGGCGCGGCACCTCTTCCAGCAGGCCGGTCAGCCCGACTTCCCCCTCACCGAGGAGCTGGTGCAACGGCTGGTGGGCTACGACTGGCCGGGCAACGTGCGCGAGCTGCGCAACTTCGTGCACCGGGTCCTCGCGGCGGGAGACGCGGAGCTGCCGGACGCGAGGCCAGTGAGCGCGGTCACCGCGACCGAGGACTTGAGCGGCCTGACCTTCAAGGAGGCCAAGGAGCGGATGGTGGAGGCCTTCACCCGCGAGTACCTGACGGCGCTGCTCGCACGGTGCGGCAACAACATTTCGGAGGTGGCGCGCACGGCGGGGATGGCGCGCAGCCACGTCCACGGACTGCTCAACCGCTACGGGCTGAAGGCGGGAGACTGA